The Macaca nemestrina isolate mMacNem1 chromosome 8, mMacNem.hap1, whole genome shotgun sequence genome contains the following window.
caaatgcctttcaGCATCAattaagatgatcatatgatttttgtccttcattgtGTTGATACGATTTATCACATTGAATGATGTGTGTATactgaaccatccttgcatccttatgataaatcctacttggttgTGATGaataatccttttaatgtgttgttgaattcagtttgctagtattttgttgaggatttttgcatcaatattaatcagagatattgacctattgttttctttttctgatgtgtctttgtctggttttgatataaTGGTTAATATTGGCCATTTTTGGagtagtttgagtaggattggtattagttcttctttaaaggtttggtaacattcagcagtgaagccatcaggtcctggggcttttctttgatgggagactttttattatgacttcaatctcattacttgtcaTAGTTCttattcaggttttggatttcttcatggtttaatcttggtaggttatatgCATCTAGGAATTTACcaatttcttccaggttttccaatttattggcatatatttGCTTGTAGTAGTCTCTAacaatcctttgaatttctgcagtatctgTTGTAATGTCCCCTTTTACATctgggattttatttatttgggttttctctctttttattcttaGTGTGGCTGaagatttgttgattttgttgcCAAAAAGCAACTTTTAGATTAATCTTTTgtattgctttcttcattttaatttcatttatttctgctctgatctttattatttcttttcttctactaattttgggtttggtttacacttgcttttctagtttttaagatgggttaggttgtttttttttttttttttttttaagttcttctactttctgatgtaggcacttatagttCTAAACTTTCCTCTTTTAGTGCTTTTACTGTATCCCACAAGGTTTGGTATGTTGtgcttccattatcatttgtgtcaggaaatttttaaatttccttcttaatctcTTTGTTGACCCACTGGTCATCCGGGAGCATATTGTTTCATTTCTGTGTGTTtctatagtttccaaaattcttcttgttattgatttctagttttattccattgtggtcagagcagatacttgacataatttcaattaaaaaaaattttaagacttcTTTTGTTAGCTAACATATGATCTaaccttgagaatgatccatgtgctgaggggaagaatgtgtattctgcagctgtttaATGAAACgtcctgtaaatatctattagttCTATTGGTTCTATAGtacagattaagtccaatgtttctttgctgattttctctcAGGAAGATATGTCCAGTGCTGctagtggggtgttgaaatctccagctattattgttgGAGTCTATCTCTCCCTATAAAtctagttatatatatatataaaaatatataccctCGGTGTgtggtgcatatatgtttagaattgttatatcctcttgctaaactgatccctttatcattatataatgaccttccttatctctctgttttttttttttttttagaaatctattttttctgatataagtatGGGTACTCCCGttccttttttggtttccatttggatggaatatttttttccatcttttcattttcagtgtatttatgtctttataggtgaagtgtgctTCTTACGTGCAATAGACtactgaggcttttttttttttttttttgagatggaattttgctcttgttgcctagactggagtgcaatggtgtgctctcagctcactgcaacctctgcctcccgtgttcaagctattctcctgcctcagcctcccgagtagctgggattataggcatgtgccaccatgcctggcaaattttgtatttttagtagagacaggatttctccatgttggttaggctggtctcaaactcccgacctcagctgatctgcctgacttggcctcccaaagtgctgggattataggcatgagccaccgcacctggtcaaggcctgttttttaaatccatttagcCAGTCTCTGTGTTTTGGttggagaatttagtccatttatattccatgttattattgataggtaaggattTAATACTGtcagtttcttatttattttctggttgttttgtggtcttctcttgattacttccttcttttctgtcttcctttttatgaaagtgattttctttggtggatattttaatttgttgctttttatttttcgtGTAACtgttgtagttttttgttttaatttaaataccatgagacttgcaaataacatttttttttttttgagatggagtttctctcttgttgccctagttggagtgcagtggtgcgatcttagataactgaaacctctgtctcccaggttcaagcaattctcctgcctcagcctccagagtagctgggattacaggcacccagcatcagacctggctaattttttgtatttttagtagagacagggtttcactatgttggccaggctggtcttgaactcctgacctcaggtgatccacccccctcggcctcccaaccgggattacagacgtgagccactgcacctggcctcaaatgacatcttataacccattatctTAAGCTGATGACAACATAACTCCAATTGCAAAAACAATCAAactaacaagcaaagagaaaactaataaaaactctatactttatctccccactttttttttaattttccatttctattaTACTGTATATGTCTTGAGAAGTTTCTGTACTTACTATTTTTGATAGGTTCATGTCTTAGTCTTCCTGCTCATCATATGAGTAGTTTGTACACAATAATTAGTGTTATGATATCCTGTAGTTGTCTGTGTATTTACTATTACCATTGAGTTAGGTACCTTCAATGATTTATTTCTCGTTAATATCCTTCTCTTTCATATTGAAGagctctctttagcatttcttgtaggacaggtctggtattgGTGAAATCCCTAGCCTTCTCTTGTCTgataaagtctttatttcttttttatgtttgaaTGATACTTTTGTTGGATATAATTTTCTAGGacaaaagtttttttccttcagcactttacaCATGTCATGGTTCTCTCTCCTGGACTGTAAGGTTTTCACTGAGAAGTCTATTACCAGATGTATGGAGCtgcattgtatgttatttgtctCTTTCCTCTTACCACTTTTTGGATCCTTTTGTTATCGTTCACCATTGGGAatctgattattaaatgccttcagGTAGTCTTACttaggttaaatctgcttggtgttctaaaACTTtattgtacttgaatattgatactGCTCTCTAGGTTTaaaaagttctctgttattatctctTTGAGTAAACTTTCTACCCTgatctctctacctcctctttaagccTAATAACTCTTAGTTTTGCACTTTTGAGGGCATTTTCTAGATCTTGCAGgtatgcttctttcttttttattcttttttctgtctcttctgcctgcatattttcaaatagccagtcttcaagctcactaattcttccttctgcttgatccATTTTGCTGTTGAGAGACTATAATGCATTCTTCAATTTGTCATTtgatttttcagctccagaatttctacttgatttttaaaaaattatttgaatctctgttaaatttatctgataggattttgaattccttctctgtgttatcttgaatttcactgagcttcctcaaaacagctattttgaattctttgtctgaaAGGTCAGAGGACATATTTGTGTCACTCTGGGATTGGTCATGGtgacttttttgtttcatttggtaAAGTCATgctttcctggatggtcttgatgcttgtggatgtttgtcaATGTCTGAGCATTggagagttaggtatttattcgTATCTTCAGAGTCTGAGTTTCTTTATACTCATCCTTCTCAAGAAAGTCTTCCAAGTATTCAAAGAGAATTGTGCTTTGATTTAAGTCTTTCGTCACTGTCACCAATCTGCATGAGGGGTCACCCCAAATCCCGTAATACTGTGACTCTTGTAGACTCATCAAAGTACCACCTTGGTGGCCTTCAGTAAGATCAGGTAGAATTTCCTGGATTATACCAGGCAGagtctcttgttctcttcccttgaTTTCCTCCAAACAAATGGAATCTCTCTTTCTATGCTCTAAAATTTGGAGAGTGGTGATTCATGCACTCCCATTGGCCAgcaccactgggactgtgctgggtcacaACTGAAGCTAGCACAGTACTGGGTCTTGCCAGAAGCCCATGGTGACTACTGCCCAGCTATGgctgatgtttattcaaggcccaagAAGGGCTTTTTAGTCAGCAGATGGTGAATCCTGCCAGTCCTGTGTCTTCCTCGTATGGGCAACAGGTTCCCTTCTGACCCAGGATGgctctagaaatgtcatctgagaGCCAGGGCCTGAAAGAGGGGATTCAAGATTCTGATTGGTGCTTAattttactgtggctgagctggtatccaagttgccAAAGTTCTCTTTACTTTCCCATCTCTTCTCCTCAAGCAGAAAGAGTCTCTCCTCGCTctgtgagctgtgctgcctgAGGTTGGGGGATAGGTGGCACAAGCACTCCTTTAGACACCCTAGCTGGTATCTCACTGGGTCACCTGCACCCCAAGTCTACTGGCTCCAAGCCCAACACAGCACCAAGACCtcccaggaattgcagtccttgtggcctagactgcctttcaggTTTATTTAGGACCTGGAGCACTTTAGCCTGCAGTGATGGGACTTGTTGGAACTCAGGTTCTGACCATTTGGGGTGAACTATTCCCCGCTGGCTGGGGCTGGTCTAAATCCTCCCTGTTTGGATGCTGGTTGAATTCTTCCCCATGTTGCTTTTCACTATGTGCAGCATTGACTTGAAATGCAAAACCCCACGGTCATTTCACTCTCCCTTCCCCAAGCACACAGATTTTCTCTCCATGCCACGCAGGGCTaccagggaagggagaggggtgACATTGGCAATTCAAGACTGCCTTTCTTATCCTCCTCAGTGCCTTTTTCTTTGATATGATGTTAAAATCAGGTACTgggattgctcacctgatttttgcttcttttgaAGGTACTTACTAGTGTGGATATTTGCTCAATTTTATGTTCCTGTTGGGGGGACAATTTGGAGGCTTCtctttggccatcttgctccatccTCCTCCCCTGTTACAAATTTCCAGTTTTGGCACTCATATTATGAGGCTGTGAAAAGTTCTGTGGTTAAAAATCCACTTTGATTAACctgatattttcaaattaatgtGATCATAGAATCATATTTTAATATGACACAACTTCCCTTGGGCCTACTGGGAaatctagtaaaaataaataattagaggATTCCATCTTCTAATCCTGGCATTTGGTGCAACATCCAGAACTATAATTCTGACTTGACTGAAATTAAATAATTGATGAGAATACTTGGACtaagaattaaaacataaaatattgtaGCCATACCTGTTTCCTATTCTAGCTCAGAGAATGTAGCTGTAGTCAATTGTATCTCTGAAAGATTTCTAAAAAATATCACCTGCCACCCCCAAAATGGAAACATTGTAATAATCTATGTTCATTGTATGTCAAGTGTGGATAAACTGAATCCCTGGGGTGCTCCATGCCACAGGtggacttcttttattttttaggggGGCAGGGTGGTataaattgtaattttttgttttttgagacagagtcttgctctgttgcctagactggagtgcagtggtgcaatctcggctcactgcaacctccacctcccaggttcaagcgattctcctgccttagcctcctgagtagctgggattacaggcatgcaccaccatgcccacctaagtttttttgtatttttagtagagatgggatttcaccatgttggtcaggctggtcttgaacgcctgaccttgtgatctgcctgcctcagcctcccaaatatacAACTTGGAAAGGATTTGAGGCAAATTGTGCCATAAGCAGATTGTCTTTAAGTGGctaaacaaagttttaaaagcaaGTAAAGAAATGGTTCTGGTACAGTACCAGCAGTACAAAAAAAGGGTGTACAAGTACCTGGATAATACACCCACTTTGCAATAGTGCAGCTTTTAAGTACATATTGTTGACTACCCATAGTTCACACAGCGTTACAACTCCACACTTCAACAACAACATGCTGACAGTTCCTAAAGAAGACTACTTTAAAAAAAGGCATAACTCAGATGTTCCCTCATTTGACCAACTCCATGTAAGTTTAGATGTGCAGAAGGGTTTGGATATATCCAGAGTAAGCCACATGTAACGTGTTACTTGATCAATTTTCTAAAAGAAGGTTTCAGGACAATGACAGTAAGATAAGGGAAGAAAACATGGAGGAATGAAGTCCTAATTACtatacatgcatttttttttttttacagtagggAGAAACCTTTTACAGATAAGTTACAATCAAGGAAAAGGCAAATAAACAATTCTGTACAAGAAATTTAACACATTTGTACAAGGTCTTCACTTTGCTTTCATCATTTGTACAAACTCTTTATAGTTTACTTGACCATTGCCATCAATATCTGCTTCCCTGATCATTTCATCAACTTCTTCATCTGTTAACTTCTCTCCAAGGTTTGTCATCACATGAGAAAGTTCTGCAGCACTAATATAGCCATTGCCAACCTTATCAAACACATGGAATGCTTCTCTGATTTCTTCTTCACTGTCtgtgtctttcatttttcttgccaTCTTTGTCAGAAATTCAGGGAAGTCAATTGTGCCATTACCATCAGCATCTACTTCATTAATCACGTCCTGTAACTCTGCTTCTGTGGGATTCTGTACAAGGGACCTCACTACAGCTCCCAATTCCTTTGTTGTTATAGTTCCATCACTGTCTTTGTCAAGTAGTGAAAAAGCTTCTTTGAATTCTGCAGTCTGCTCTTCAGTCAGTTGGTCAGCCATGCTACAAGTGCTACCGGTTTCGGAGACTCAACCACACGGACACTCGGCTCGCTCATTCCACTGGGACTAATTCTCCACAGGTGGACTTCTAAAGATACATGCAAAACTCTACTTCTAGGAATATATCCTATAGATATATTCACATGTAAAAAATGATATGTGCACTTTTATTATAGTGCTTATTTGTagtaaagaatgaaaacaaaggatCATCAGTAGAAAAccaatttttaaagtatgatatATCCTCTGGTTGTTATTAGAGATGTTCAAATATTTTCAGCATTTCCTGGTTCCATTTTGGTTATAGGTGGCCATGTGACCTCTTTGTCCAATGTTGTAAACAAAAATGACATCTGCCACTTTTAgactaaattatttcatttcagtgATTCTTTCTACAGTTCTCTTTCCTACTGCCAAAGTGACCAGATAGAGCCAGATACATTTGTCTGGGTTCCCTAGTAGTGTAGATATGAAATAGAACTTCTGGTCAACTCATGATAAACATGTAGCAGGAGCTAGAAATAAAACTTtgtgggttgggcacagtggctcacgtctgtaatccccacactttgggaggccgaggcgggcggatcatgaggtcaggagatagagaccatcctggctaacacagtgaaaccccgtctctactaaaatataaaaaattagcggggcgtggtggtgggcgcctgtagtcccagctactcgggaggctgaggcaggagaatggcgtgaacccgggaggcggagcttgcagtgagctgagatcgtgccacttctctccagcctgggcgacagagcgagactccgtctcaaaaaaaacaaaacaaaaaaacaactttgtggttttaagccactgagatttgagGATTGTTTGTGACTAGAACATATCCTAGGCTATGCTAACATTTAGTTGAATATGaagcaagttttttaaaaaaagtaaactgtTTATTATGGAGGGATGTCCAATATATATTGTCAAATACCTATTTTTAAGTGGAAAAGTAAAGGTCCAGAacagtatatatagtataaaatatttgtgtgtgggtgtgtgtgtgtgtgctgtgtctgTTATATATAACATAGAACATCTCTGGAAATATACCCAAGACCCTGGAAATTTTGTCTGTAAGGAAAAGTACTTGATGGAAAACAAACATTGGAGAAGACCTTTTATTGTATACTTACCTGCATTTTTAATTGtgcaaaaatatgtattaaaaattatatttagggAAATATATGTAAAGATTTTATATGAATCCTTCATTAGAAAAACCAAGTTTTACGGCCCCCTCTAAATGCCAGTTTGGCAAAGGTGACATTGAAGTGGGATTTTTTTGTGCCTCTGATTTGAAATTTTATCACTATTGTTATATTACTCAGGTCAAATCATAAGTAAAGACTAggaattaaaaggaaagaaaggcatTAGCTATCTTTTTGGAAAGAAAGTCTGCAAGTACTAATTGATTCAAAATtgctatttaaatgtaaatacatgTGTTCTCTGTCCATTATAAAGATGTTATAAAGTTGTTCAAGTTATTCTCTTATATTCCCAAATCTCTATTGTATCTTTAgccattccatttcatttttaacaattttcatttgtacttttctttatttccctttaaaCAGTATAGTTAGaggtttatctttattttttgtttgtcttttcaaagaaacatatATCACTTTTATTCACCTATTGTTTCAttgtttctgtttcattaatttctacctttttttttcttttttctttttcttttcttttcttttcttttttttttttttttttttttttttgagatggagtcttactctgtcatccaggctggactacagtggcacaatctcggctcactgcaacctctacctcccgagttcaagcgattctcccacctcggtctcctgagcagctgggattacacacactTGCTATCatgatcagctaatttttgtatttttcgtagagacagggtttcaccgtgtgggccgggctggtcttgaactcctgacctcaggtgatccacccgccttggcctcctgaagtgttgggattacaggcatgaactactgtgccTGGTCAATTTTTGCCCTTGTATTAtctccttctctctgcttttaaaaaagattttctctGATGTTCTTTTTCCAATTCCTCACAAAGGATGGGAACttactgtttttaatttacttatttggaTGTGATTTTTTATGATCTTTATTTTGACACAATTTAAAACACAGGCAAGTTCCAAACATAGTATATATAACTTTTCCATAGACTTTACCCAAATGCACCAATTATTTACTTTTGCCCTGTTTGCTTTATCATTTGCAGTCCCCCTCTGtccacatatatgcacatatttatgtgtgtgtgcttgcttgtgtgtgtgtgtacttaacTAATTTTTGGTCAGCTTGATCTATCAGTTTTTGAGACAGATGTGTTAAAATCTCACACTATTGtgtggttttattcatttttttcttataattctaATGGTTTTGCAGAGTAGTATATTATCAGGTGCATAGAATTTCTGTATTGTTACATGCTTTTTATGAATGTTGCCTTAAATCCtattttgaattataataatatcaTTTCACTAGGTTTTTTGGTGACTATTTCACTAttatgtcttgtttttatccCTTTATATTCAACTTttctatgttgttttgttttaggatGTCACTTATAAGCAGCATACAGCtagactttgttttttaaatccagttttGTACTCTCTTTTATAGATGTGCTAAACCCTTTATTTGACCAAGAAAATATCATATGTTATAAACTTTACCATAAATCTGGTGACAGATGAAGAAGGAGAAACAAATGTGACTATTCAACTCTGGGATTCTGCAGGTAGGCAAGAAAGACTCATTGAAGAAATCAAGAATGGGAAAGTCAAAGTGCTCAAACAAAAGGACAGTCTTCTCCAGACATCAATGCCTATTGATAGGAATATCCTAATGCTTATATTACCACTAATACTATTGAACAAATCTATATTTAGTTGTAAGATTGAATTACAGGTGTTTCAAACAGCATGGAAGAGAGCTTTGCCAGTAATTCTTGGGAAAGTTAacacagttttttgttgttgttgtttgtttgtttgtttaatgccattttgtggatttcttttgTCTCAGATTGTGGCATTGCCTGAGGCACAAGCTTTTGGATTTGTAATGAACTGCACGTGCCCAGGAGGTGTGGGGGCTATCTCTTTGCTCTGCTTCTACATGGAACTTTCATGCTGGCCATTTTGATGACTTACACACTAACATTATTGCCCCTGATCACGATGCCTGTCAATTTTATATATACAGTAATATATTAGGGTTGTCAGGTACATTTCATATCCCTGTTTCTAAAATTGTGTCAACACTCCTTTTCATACTTTATCAGTATCAGTTGAAATAGTCATCAAGCGTAGAATACCTGAAAGAGCAAACTTCTTAGAATAATTAGACctctgagttttcttttaatgttcATAGGGATTTATTTGATTTTCAGAGTTCGATTAATGTTCCAAAAAACAGATAACCTAGAAGTGCTTTTGTTGAGTCTCTTAGTTCCTGCTTCACATTTCTCATTTGGGCACTTTTTTGCTAAAGTTTGTATGCTGTGTCTTCTTGACTGTTGCTATTGACAGTTGGTTGTTAAATAGTTTCTTAGCCCTTGCCATTATTCAGCTGTCTTTTCCAAGTCCAAGGCAAACTTAGCCTCTGTGGCTCCTTTTACAGGAGCCATGTGTTCTGGATGTGAAATGTTACTGTTCCTTTTGGTCTTACAAGGCTAAGAAAAGCTGTACCCTTATCTTAGaagataagagaaaaagaaattgccaAGCCTAACAATTAAAGCATTGCTGAATTCCTACTCATGCACTGTGGGAGAGTCAAAGAATAACTAAAATGATGTCCATTCATAATCCACTTATGATCTAATAAAAACGTTGACATGGGGTGAGGAagaatacatgtgtgtatatactcAACACCATAAATGTTAAGCATCCAATGAGTGCTTCCAACAGTAGAATGCTACACAGGGGATCAGAGGAAGGAGGTAACCTTTCAGTTCTGTTGGTCTGAGAATGTtttatggagtacaatgtgaATATGATATTATTTTGGTAGCAAAATGTAAGATCTTATTAGCTATCCTGGACACTCCACCCCTGACCAGctgccatggtgtatatataattatattaggTGAGAGTCCACTTAAATCATTAACTATTAACTGAGAATATCTTGGCATGTAGAAACTAAAACTTGTTTTAATGAAGAGAGAGGTCATTTAAAAGAAGTCAACTCCAAAGACTAAGCGCAGTTGGCAAGATGCCCGTGATTTCCGGGGAGGGAAATTGCCCACTCATTTCTGTGGTGGACTCTCTTTATTATGCAAATACAGGGCAAGTAAGCACTGTCATCCTTGCCTTTGGGAAAGGATAACAGACCTTCTTGTGGCTTCACAAAGGCCACCCTTCCCTAGAACTCTCTTGTGTACACTCAGCTGTCTGGGGAGGTGTCAGGGGCATTGGATCTCACCTGCCTTTCATTCTGAGGTTCAGCGTAATTACAACCTCTCTCATAGATGGGAGTCAGCTGACAAGAAAGGATACCAAAGGCCTCCAAGAGGGAACTTCCCTTAGGGAAGGTCGGAAGAGTGAGGAGCTGGACACCATGCCAGGAAGCAGAGTTTGTGCTGCTGGTCCCTGCCCCCGATGACACCTGGGCATAGCAGATGTTCTTAGGGTTAGGAACAGTGGCTGCAGATTGGACCAGAGTTTTAAACATTGCCCCTTTGGGAACTCAGGTGTAACGCATCCTGTCCTGAGGTCTCTGCAGCTTTCTGAACTACTTTCACAACATTGGACCAAAGATCCCTTGGATTTGTGAGACCAGTTTGCAGCTTTGCCACAATCGAATCTGAACACTGAGAATTCCCTGTGTACCGGCAGATTTTgcatttcactttctttcttttttttttgtttttgtttttgagacagagtctcgctctgtcgcccaggctggagtgcagtggctggatctcagctcactggaagctccgcctcccgggttcacgccattctcctgcctcagcctcccgagtagctgggactacaggcgcccgccaccttgcccggctagttttttgtattttttagtagagacggggtttcaccgtgttagccaggatggtctcgatctcctgacctcgtgatccgccggtctcggcctcccaaaatgctaggattgcaggcttgagccaccgcacccggcctcatttcACTTTCAGCAGGCATTTGGAAGCAGAATGGCCTCTTTGGACTGAAAAAAATCTAGGTTACTTTAGAACAATTGTGAGGCAGATGCTAAGgtctctagaaaaaaaactaGGCTTCTTGCTCACCTGACACAGGTA
Protein-coding sequences here:
- the LOC105483519 gene encoding calmodulin-1-like; translated protein: MADQLTEEQTAEFKEAFSLLDKDSDGTITTKELGAVVRSLVQNPTEAELQDVINEVDADGNGTIDFPEFLTKMARKMKDTDSEEEIREAFHVFDKVGNGYISAAELSHVMTNLGEKLTDEEVDEMIREADIDGNGQVNYKEFVQMMKAK